One window of Pseudochaenichthys georgianus chromosome 18, fPseGeo1.2, whole genome shotgun sequence genomic DNA carries:
- the LOC117463903 gene encoding tryptase-like → MALYQLLCGSAVMIILLSNGCYSQQQPACGRAVNNPKIVGGQDAAAGTWPWIASLQIDEDHSCGGSLISDMWVLTAAHCIPEFPTNMTVVLGRESMNGQNVNEVSRVVDTIIIHPAYDAFNNDNDMALLKLSSPVNFTHYIQPVCLASADSTFYTGDNNWVVGFGTISFGGPQADTLQEVRVPIVGNNECTCAYPHLTDNMICAGLRAGGLDSCQGDSGGPMMIKTGSVWVQSGVVSFGKGCALPDFPGVYSRVSNYEDWIKNHTGSSQPGFVDSMSSGVDTDLTFDCSEITTNTEPPKPYPTTYHPHTTDDDSLFGSGERVISSLGLLLMCFYALVGGI, encoded by the exons ATGGCTCTCTACCAACTTCTGTGTGGTTCAGCGGTGATGATCATCCTCTTATCCAATG GATGTTATTCACAACAGCAGCCAG CATGTGGTCGAGCGGTAAACAACCCCAAAATTGTGGGAGGTCAAGATGCAGCTGCAGGAACTTGGCCCTGGATAGCCAGTTTACAAATTGATGAGGATCACAGCTGTGGAGGGTCCCTGATCAGCGATATGTGGGTTCTGACTGCTGCTCACTGCATCCCAGA GTTTCCCACAAACATGACGGTTGTTCTGGGCCGCGAAAGCATGAATGGTCAAAACGTGAACGAAGTGTCAAGGGTAGTTGATACGATTATAATCCATCCTGCTTACGATGCATTCAACAATGACAACGACATGGCTCTTCTGAAGCTGTCGAGTCCCGTAAACTTTACCCACTACATCCAGCCAGTGTGCTTGGCCTCTGCAGACAGCACCTTCTACACCGGTGACAACAACTGGGTCGTTGGTTTTGGTACAATCTCATTTG GTGGTCCCCAAGCAGACACCCTGCAGGAAGTGAGGGTCCCAATCGTGGGAAACAATGAGTGCACATGTGCCTACCCACATCTCACAGACAACATGATCTGTGCTGGGTTAAGAGCTGGAGGGCTTGATTCATGTCAG GGAGACTCAGGTGGACCAATGATGATCAAAACTGGTTCAGTCTGGGTCCAGAGTGGTGTTGTGAGTTTTGGAAAAGGCTGCGCCTTGCCAGATTTTCCTGGAGTTTACTCCCGTGTGTCCAACTACGAAGACTGGATCAAAAATCACACTGGCTCTAGCCAACCAGGCTTTGTTGACTCCATGTCCTCAGGCGTTGACACCGACTTAACCTTTGACTGTTCTGAAATAACCACAAACACCGAACCCCCCAAACCTTATCCCACCACCTATCACCCCCATACCACCGATGACGACAGTTTGTTTGGCAGTGGTGAGAGAGTGATCTCCTCACTCGGTCTTCTCCTTATGTGTTTTTATGCGCTGGTTGGAGGCATATAA